The Candidatus Eisenbacteria bacterium genome has a segment encoding these proteins:
- a CDS encoding DinB family protein, translated as MSSSGKGREREIERLADEHRRALRGPSWHGPSVLQVLDGVRAETASRRAVPGAHTIWEIVRHIEVWDRVVIRRIEGEIFDPTPEQDWPPVLESDEASWTRDVAAMVATHEELNAAIRGLTPDALDVRAAENRPELSRLVYGAAHHELYHAGQIAILRKD; from the coding sequence ATGTCATCCTCCGGAAAAGGGCGCGAGCGGGAGATCGAGCGGCTGGCGGACGAGCACCGGCGCGCGCTGCGCGGCCCGTCGTGGCACGGCCCGAGCGTCCTGCAGGTCCTCGACGGTGTGAGGGCGGAGACGGCGAGTCGCCGGGCCGTCCCCGGAGCGCACACGATCTGGGAGATCGTCCGACACATCGAGGTCTGGGACCGTGTCGTGATCCGGCGCATCGAGGGAGAGATCTTCGATCCGACACCGGAGCAGGACTGGCCGCCCGTCCTGGAATCCGACGAAGCCTCGTGGACTCGCGACGTGGCCGCCATGGTCGCGACGCACGAAGAGCTCAATGCGGCCATCCGCGGCTTGACGCCGGACGCCCTGGACGTCCGGGCCGCGGAGAACCGCCCCGAGCTGTCCCGCCTGGTGTATGGGGCCGCCCACCACGAGCTCTATCACGCCGGGCAGATCGCCATCTTGCGCAAGGACTGA